One part of the Arachidicoccus terrestris genome encodes these proteins:
- a CDS encoding type 1 glutamine amidotransferase domain-containing protein, translated as MQYLVRTKTRLLLAICLLWVGSLLYGQSTTKKKILFVVTSHDQKGNTGQKTGYFLSEAAHPWAVLHDAGYDIDFVSPKGGNPPVDAFDLKDSINKRFWHNPAAHQKLAHSLTPDQVRPGDYSAIFYAGGHGAMWDFPDNSKLARIAAEIYENGGIIAAVCHGPAALINIKLSNGRYLIDGKKISGFTNAEEKARHLEAVVPFLLEDKLKQRGGLFELSGPFKPHVAIDNRLITGQNPASATGVGKALLKALKQQ; from the coding sequence ATGCAGTATCTGGTAAGAACAAAGACCAGGCTCCTATTAGCCATTTGCCTATTATGGGTAGGTAGCCTGCTTTATGGACAATCTACTACAAAGAAAAAGATTTTGTTTGTGGTTACCAGTCATGACCAGAAAGGGAACACCGGACAGAAAACAGGTTATTTTCTGTCAGAGGCGGCGCACCCATGGGCGGTATTGCATGACGCCGGATACGATATAGATTTCGTAAGCCCAAAAGGCGGTAATCCTCCCGTAGATGCTTTCGATCTAAAAGATTCCATCAATAAAAGATTTTGGCATAATCCGGCTGCCCACCAAAAACTCGCGCATTCACTGACGCCTGACCAAGTGCGGCCAGGCGATTATAGTGCCATCTTTTATGCCGGCGGGCATGGAGCCATGTGGGACTTCCCGGACAACAGCAAGTTAGCCCGGATCGCGGCAGAGATCTACGAAAATGGCGGCATTATAGCTGCTGTTTGCCACGGCCCTGCAGCCCTGATCAACATCAAATTATCCAATGGCCGGTACCTTATAGATGGAAAAAAGATCAGCGGATTTACCAATGCAGAAGAAAAGGCAAGGCATTTGGAAGCCGTAGTGCCTTTTTTGCTGGAAGACAAGCTCAAACAAAGAGGAGGTCTTTTTGAACTGTCTGGCCCGTTTAAACCGCATGTTGCTATTGACAACCGCTTAATCACGGGCCAGAACCCTGCATCTGCCACAGGCGTGGGGAAGGCACTCTTAAAAGCATTAAAACAACAATAG
- a CDS encoding VOC family protein encodes MESYTVPPRTRIGHVHLKVSDLEKALFFYQELLGFELTQRYGTQAAFLSAGGYHHHIGLNTWESLGAPPAPQYGVGLFHTAIVYPERRDLASIYSRLMEANYPLTGAADHGVSEALYLNDPDGNGVELYWDKPREVWPVKDDGRINMYTRHLDLADLLNELNE; translated from the coding sequence ATGGAATCATATACCGTACCTCCCAGAACGAGAATAGGGCATGTCCATTTAAAAGTGTCCGACCTGGAAAAGGCTTTGTTTTTCTATCAAGAGTTACTGGGATTTGAGCTCACCCAGCGATATGGCACCCAGGCAGCGTTCCTTTCTGCAGGGGGCTATCATCATCACATTGGTCTTAATACCTGGGAGAGCTTGGGCGCTCCACCTGCACCACAATACGGGGTAGGTTTGTTTCATACAGCCATTGTGTACCCCGAACGTCGGGACCTCGCAAGCATTTATAGCCGCCTTATGGAGGCGAATTACCCGCTTACCGGTGCTGCTGACCATGGCGTTTCTGAAGCCTTATATTTGAATGATCCTGATGGAAACGGTGTAGAGCTATACTGGGATAAACCCAGGGAAGTATGGCCCGTAAAAGATGATGGGCGTATTAACATGTATACAAGACATCTGGATCTGGCAGATCTCTTAAATGAATTGAATGAATAA
- a CDS encoding fimbrial biogenesis chaperone: protein MLSIQYLNAQGISVYPSRLFFHAAPGNSEIQTIHVTNEGKSDLLLEVYLKDWIRDSLGEKVYSPPSTLPKSNASWIRYTPNQLSIPAGTTKELSVRLTVPEQGVPFTNSMLFMSQINKQDTVFKQDSRGRNIGFVFRVEIGVHIYNSTAAANSVKKLKFIKLAELPKPDSLRRFEVEIKNEGEEATDATLRFQLTETTSGQAHPLPDKLISMLPGASQIIRFNLPDKLPKGNYQLMVLADGGDNSTLQIAKKQIVYE, encoded by the coding sequence ATGCTGTCCATACAGTATTTAAATGCACAAGGCATTTCAGTCTACCCTTCCAGATTATTTTTCCATGCTGCTCCCGGAAATTCAGAGATACAAACCATTCATGTTACTAATGAAGGGAAATCTGATTTATTATTGGAAGTATATCTAAAAGACTGGATCCGTGATTCGTTGGGTGAAAAAGTGTATTCACCCCCATCTACGTTGCCAAAGTCAAACGCTTCCTGGATCCGATATACGCCCAATCAGCTTTCTATTCCAGCCGGAACAACCAAAGAACTTTCCGTACGCCTTACGGTACCGGAACAGGGAGTCCCTTTTACCAACTCTATGTTATTTATGAGCCAGATCAATAAACAGGATACGGTTTTTAAACAAGATAGCCGGGGAAGAAACATCGGCTTTGTTTTTAGGGTTGAAATAGGTGTCCATATTTACAATTCAACGGCCGCAGCTAATTCTGTCAAAAAATTGAAGTTTATCAAGCTTGCGGAATTGCCGAAACCGGATAGCCTGCGCCGCTTTGAAGTGGAAATAAAGAATGAGGGCGAAGAGGCGACTGATGCAACACTGCGGTTTCAATTAACAGAAACAACCTCTGGACAAGCCCATCCACTGCCAGACAAACTGATTTCTATGTTGCCGGGAGCCAGCCAAATCATCAGATTCAATCTTCCTGACAAGCTTCCAAAAGGAAATTATCAGTTAATGGTATTGGCTGATGGCGGGGACAACAGCACTTTGCAAATCGCTAAAAAGCAGATTGTCTATGAGTAA
- the guaB gene encoding IMP dehydrogenase, with product METKNTSTKSTSPKSRFYGTGLTFDDVLLQPAFSEVLPGQVNIQTKLTKSIQLNIPMLSAAMDTVTEASLAIALAREGGLGILHKNMSIEKQAEQVRKVKRSESGLIFDPITLQVDATVGDALQLMRENKIGGIPIIDKVGKLVGILTNRDLRFETNMRQRVADVMTKDNLVTAPEGTDLKKAEKIFRQHMIEKLPVVNKSGKLTGLITYRDILQLKNFPNAVKDSFGRLLVGGALGITKDLHDRADALQQVGVDIVALDSSHGHSAGVINALKGLKKNFKNLQVIAGNIATYEGAKDLADAGADAVKVGIGPGSICTTRIVAGAGVPQLSAIMDAAAALKRRGIPVIADGGIRYTGDMVKALSAGAQAVMMGSVFAGVEESPGETIIYEGRKFKQYRGMGSIGAMQQGSADRYFQDGGADAKKLVPEGIEGRVAFKGNLNEIVAQYVGGLRAGMGLTGSKDLSALQKATFVQITNAGMSESHAHDVYITKEAPNYSRR from the coding sequence ATGGAAACAAAGAATACCTCTACAAAATCAACCTCCCCCAAGTCAAGATTTTACGGAACCGGGCTTACATTTGATGACGTGCTCTTGCAGCCGGCATTCAGTGAAGTATTGCCAGGTCAGGTGAATATCCAGACAAAATTGACAAAAAGTATACAACTGAATATCCCGATGCTTTCTGCGGCGATGGATACTGTTACCGAAGCTTCTCTGGCCATAGCGCTTGCAAGAGAAGGAGGATTAGGCATTTTGCATAAAAATATGTCTATTGAAAAACAGGCAGAGCAGGTGAGAAAAGTAAAAAGAAGTGAAAGCGGGCTGATCTTTGATCCCATTACCCTACAGGTCGATGCAACTGTCGGAGATGCACTTCAGCTGATGCGTGAGAACAAAATCGGCGGTATCCCCATTATCGATAAAGTCGGAAAGCTGGTAGGCATTCTGACCAACCGTGATTTACGTTTTGAAACCAATATGCGCCAGAGGGTAGCGGATGTCATGACCAAGGACAACCTGGTAACAGCTCCTGAAGGCACGGACCTGAAAAAAGCAGAAAAGATTTTCCGTCAACATATGATCGAGAAATTGCCTGTTGTCAATAAATCGGGTAAGTTAACGGGTCTGATTACCTATCGCGACATTTTACAGTTAAAGAACTTCCCCAATGCGGTTAAGGATAGTTTTGGCCGTTTATTAGTGGGTGGTGCGCTGGGTATCACCAAGGACTTACATGACCGGGCTGATGCTTTGCAGCAGGTCGGTGTCGATATTGTTGCATTGGATAGCTCACACGGACACAGTGCCGGTGTGATCAATGCTTTAAAAGGCCTTAAAAAGAACTTTAAGAATTTGCAGGTGATTGCCGGCAATATTGCTACTTATGAAGGGGCCAAAGATCTGGCTGATGCCGGGGCTGACGCTGTGAAAGTGGGTATCGGACCTGGCTCTATTTGTACAACACGCATCGTAGCCGGTGCAGGTGTACCGCAGCTCTCTGCTATTATGGATGCCGCAGCAGCCTTGAAACGGCGCGGTATTCCTGTTATTGCGGATGGTGGCATCCGTTATACGGGTGATATGGTAAAAGCACTTTCTGCAGGTGCACAGGCCGTTATGATGGGCAGCGTTTTTGCCGGTGTGGAAGAAAGCCCCGGAGAAACGATTATCTATGAAGGTCGCAAGTTTAAGCAATATCGCGGTATGGGTAGCATTGGCGCCATGCAACAAGGTAGTGCCGACCGTTACTTCCAGGACGGCGGTGCAGATGCCAAGAAATTAGTACCGGAAGGCATTGAGGGCCGCGTTGCGTTTAAGGGCAACCTGAATGAGATCGTTGCTCAGTATGTCGGAGGACTGAGAGCCGGTATGGGACTTACCGGATCTAAGGATCTGTCAGCTTTGCAAAAAGCGACATTTGTGCAGATTACAAATGCGGGTATGAGTGAAAGCCATGCGCACGACGTATATATTACAAAAGAAGCCCCTAACTATTCCAGAAGATAA
- a CDS encoding ABC transporter substrate-binding protein: MAVFMACGHRKSGDLQVFYYNEARGIATLDPAFAKSQSVMWPIHQIFNTLVVLDSNLNVQPSLALSWDISQDNLTYTFHLRQDVYFQDDPAFAGGKGRKMTASDVAYSLNRITDSKTASTGAWIFNGRIAAGGFKAINDSTFELKLIRPFHPILNILSMDYTSIVAPEAVEKYGKDFGRHPCGTGPFQLQYWDEGQNLVLRKNPAYWEKDSAGKKLPYLDAVSIGFNSNKATEFLKFRQHKLSFINDIDPSFKDEVISKSGALRAKWQGVIHMQKHPYLNVEYLGILMDPENPLVKNSPLKDKRIRQAIAYSIPKKQLMMYLRNSIGLPATGGFVPAGMPSKNAQRVKGFRYDPEKSLTLLKEAGYPGGKGLPTVILSTAPENADIASFIARQAESVGIRIQVEVSQKSMILQQTAKSEAVFFIGTWIADYPDPENYMAVFNSKNPAPPNYTRFNDKTFDKLYNASLLENNDSIRYSLYRKMDQLVMDETPVIPVYYDEVIWLTQPELHGFKPNALNMVQLKHAYFVNPKN; this comes from the coding sequence ATGGCTGTTTTCATGGCTTGTGGTCATAGAAAGTCCGGCGATCTGCAGGTTTTTTACTACAACGAGGCCAGAGGTATAGCGACCCTGGACCCTGCTTTTGCCAAGTCTCAGTCGGTGATGTGGCCTATTCACCAGATATTTAATACATTGGTGGTTTTAGATAGTAATTTGAATGTGCAGCCTTCTTTGGCTTTGTCCTGGGATATCAGTCAGGATAATCTGACCTACACATTTCATTTAAGGCAGGATGTTTATTTTCAGGATGATCCCGCTTTCGCCGGAGGTAAGGGCAGAAAAATGACAGCCTCTGATGTGGCATATAGCCTGAACCGGATCACGGACAGCAAAACTGCCAGTACCGGTGCCTGGATATTTAATGGCCGTATCGCAGCCGGAGGGTTTAAGGCCATTAATGACAGTACATTTGAATTGAAACTGATCCGGCCATTTCATCCGATTTTAAATATTCTGAGCATGGACTATACGTCCATTGTCGCTCCCGAAGCAGTAGAAAAATACGGTAAGGACTTTGGCCGGCATCCTTGCGGGACTGGCCCTTTTCAGTTGCAGTACTGGGATGAGGGGCAAAATTTGGTCCTTCGCAAGAATCCTGCTTATTGGGAAAAAGATAGCGCAGGAAAAAAACTACCTTATCTGGATGCAGTCAGTATCGGATTTAATAGTAACAAAGCAACAGAGTTTCTGAAGTTCCGGCAACATAAGCTCAGCTTTATTAATGATATTGATCCTTCCTTTAAAGATGAAGTGATCAGTAAAAGCGGGGCGCTGCGTGCTAAATGGCAAGGTGTTATTCATATGCAGAAACATCCTTACCTCAATGTGGAATATTTAGGTATACTCATGGATCCGGAGAACCCACTGGTGAAAAACAGCCCTTTGAAAGATAAAAGGATCCGTCAGGCCATTGCCTATAGCATTCCTAAAAAACAATTGATGATGTATCTGCGCAATTCTATCGGCCTGCCGGCCACGGGTGGATTTGTGCCGGCGGGGATGCCCTCAAAGAACGCGCAGCGTGTGAAAGGCTTTCGGTATGATCCTGAAAAATCTCTGACACTGCTCAAAGAGGCCGGATATCCCGGCGGGAAGGGACTGCCGACGGTGATTTTGTCTACGGCTCCTGAGAATGCGGATATCGCCAGCTTCATCGCCCGCCAGGCAGAGAGTGTCGGCATCCGGATCCAGGTGGAAGTTTCTCAAAAGAGTATGATATTGCAACAGACCGCAAAATCAGAAGCTGTTTTTTTTATCGGCACATGGATAGCCGACTATCCTGACCCTGAAAACTATATGGCTGTCTTTAACTCGAAGAATCCGGCCCCGCCTAACTATACGCGTTTTAATGATAAAACTTTTGACAAACTCTATAATGCGTCTCTGCTTGAAAATAATGATAGTATCCGTTACAGCTTATACCGGAAGATGGATCAGCTGGTCATGGATGAAACACCTGTGATTCCTGTTTATTATGATGAAGTGATCTGGCTGACGCAACCTGAATTGCATGGCTTTAAGCCGAATGCTTTGAATATGGTGCAGTTAAAACATGCCTATTTTGTAAACCCTAAAAATTGA
- a CDS encoding M1 family metallopeptidase, whose translation MKKLFILLMAAGALAGQAQAQLMDGEPGTFTHQDTLRGSDGPARSWWDVTRYDITFQPNYIAKTIQGYTKISFKVKDTTHPDTMQIDLMAPLQIDSIVLSDGSRVSGIRNDGNAHMVPVPKWNAGDNNSLTVYYHGQPREAVKPPWDGGFIWAKDSLGRPWMTVACQGLGASVWYPCKDYQGDEPDNGASLTSIVPDTLLAIGNGHLIAKTRYPNHLTGYTWQVKNPINNYNIIPYIGKYTFFDSTFQGEKGKLPVSFWALDYDIEKMRSHCEPDVFKMLKAFEYWFGPYPFYEDGYKLVQAPHLGMEHQSAIAYGNHFLMGYKGRDLSGTGIGLKFDFIVVHESGHEWFGNNITSKDIADMWVHESFTNYSESLFTEYYWGKAEGQQYEYGIRENITNDKPIQGKYGVNQEGSGDMYYKGSNMINNIRGAINNDTLFREILRGLNKTFYHQTVTGKQIEQYINEKSGINFDKVYEQYLTTTQIPILELKFAKDNKSVEYRYTNCVKGFDMPMVLKGGGAQLSLHPTTEWQRRQLPDANSANLFNPIAIEYQYYLNCKEIH comes from the coding sequence ATGAAAAAGCTATTTATTTTGCTAATGGCTGCCGGCGCGCTGGCTGGTCAGGCGCAGGCACAACTTATGGATGGGGAACCCGGGACCTTTACCCATCAGGATACCCTAAGAGGCAGTGACGGACCAGCCCGCAGCTGGTGGGACGTTACACGTTACGACATTACCTTTCAACCTAACTATATTGCAAAAACGATCCAGGGATATACCAAGATCAGTTTTAAGGTTAAGGATACCACCCATCCGGATACCATGCAGATAGACCTGATGGCACCTTTGCAGATAGATAGCATTGTTCTGTCCGACGGCAGTCGGGTAAGCGGTATCAGAAATGACGGTAACGCCCATATGGTTCCGGTTCCAAAATGGAACGCGGGCGATAATAACAGCCTGACGGTATACTATCATGGTCAGCCAAGGGAAGCCGTAAAACCACCCTGGGACGGAGGGTTTATCTGGGCCAAGGATTCGCTGGGCAGACCCTGGATGACAGTGGCCTGTCAGGGACTCGGCGCCTCTGTCTGGTATCCTTGTAAAGATTATCAGGGTGACGAGCCGGATAACGGTGCAAGCCTTACCTCTATTGTACCGGATACGTTACTGGCCATTGGCAATGGTCATTTAATTGCAAAAACCAGATACCCCAACCACCTGACCGGCTATACCTGGCAGGTTAAAAACCCGATTAATAATTACAACATCATTCCCTACATCGGTAAGTATACTTTCTTTGACTCGACCTTTCAGGGAGAGAAAGGGAAATTACCCGTGAGCTTCTGGGCATTGGATTATGATATTGAAAAAATGCGCAGCCACTGTGAGCCCGATGTCTTTAAAATGCTGAAAGCTTTCGAATATTGGTTTGGCCCCTACCCCTTTTATGAAGATGGCTACAAACTCGTGCAGGCCCCTCATCTGGGCATGGAACACCAAAGTGCCATCGCTTATGGGAATCACTTTTTAATGGGCTATAAAGGCAGGGATCTTTCCGGTACAGGCATCGGATTAAAGTTCGACTTTATAGTGGTCCATGAGAGCGGCCATGAATGGTTTGGTAATAATATCACCTCAAAAGACATTGCCGATATGTGGGTCCATGAGAGCTTCACCAATTACAGCGAGTCCTTATTCACTGAATATTACTGGGGGAAGGCCGAAGGCCAGCAGTACGAATATGGCATCCGGGAAAATATCACCAACGACAAGCCTATCCAGGGTAAATATGGCGTCAACCAGGAAGGCAGCGGTGACATGTACTACAAGGGATCCAATATGATTAATAACATAAGGGGTGCCATTAATAACGACACCTTATTCAGGGAGATCCTGCGTGGTCTGAATAAGACCTTTTATCATCAGACTGTTACAGGTAAACAGATAGAACAGTACATCAATGAAAAATCTGGAATTAATTTTGACAAAGTATATGAACAATATCTGACAACCACACAGATCCCGATCCTGGAACTAAAATTTGCCAAGGATAACAAAAGCGTAGAATATCGCTATACCAATTGTGTAAAAGGTTTTGATATGCCAATGGTGCTAAAAGGAGGAGGAGCTCAGCTTAGTCTTCATCCAACAACTGAGTGGCAGCGGAGGCAACTGCCCGACGCTAATTCAGCCAACTTATTTAACCCTATCGCGATAGAATACCAATATTACCTGAACTGTAAGGAAATTCACTAG
- the msrA gene encoding peptide-methionine (S)-S-oxide reductase MsrA translates to MDDQFADKDFEMENVDTATLGTGCFWCTEAIFQRLKGVAKVISGYSGGEKPNPTYEEVCNGTTGYAEVCQVLYDPTVLSFDELLKVFWETHDPTTLNRQGNDVGPQYRSVIFYHNAEQKQKAEAYKKELNASGAWPNPVVTSVEPYKNFYSAENYHQNYYNNNPRQMYCQYVIKPKLEKFEKVFKDKMK, encoded by the coding sequence ATGGACGACCAATTTGCGGACAAAGATTTTGAAATGGAGAATGTAGATACAGCTACACTTGGAACAGGTTGTTTTTGGTGTACAGAGGCAATATTTCAGCGACTGAAAGGTGTTGCGAAAGTCATCAGCGGATACAGCGGCGGAGAGAAGCCGAACCCGACCTATGAAGAAGTTTGTAACGGGACCACGGGGTATGCGGAGGTCTGTCAGGTCTTATATGATCCTACAGTGCTTTCCTTTGATGAACTGTTGAAGGTATTCTGGGAGACACATGATCCCACCACACTTAATAGGCAGGGCAATGATGTAGGACCGCAGTACAGAAGCGTTATCTTCTATCATAATGCAGAGCAAAAACAAAAAGCGGAGGCATATAAAAAAGAACTCAATGCCAGCGGTGCCTGGCCTAATCCGGTCGTTACTTCTGTTGAACCCTATAAGAATTTTTATTCTGCAGAAAACTATCATCAGAACTACTACAATAACAACCCAAGACAAATGTATTGTCAGTATGTGATCAAACCTAAGCTGGAAAAATTTGAGAAAGTGTTTAAGGATAAAATGAAATGA
- the prmC gene encoding peptide chain release factor N(5)-glutamine methyltransferase codes for MTIREAELKTKSSLLSYYDNREASAITDLLIEDLTGFSRVDRILHDQDLLTDRQLTRLQCSNKYLLQKMPLHYVLGYAYFAGLKLKVNNQVLIPRPETEELVSWVSETINTGQQQALAGKYLIDIGTGSGCIPLALKNNMPSFHVMGCDISDGALGVARHNARLLGLDVRFNKIDILSEVAKELLPEVDYIVSNPPYIDRREKEEMDAHVLDYEPHLALFPNQTDEATVFYRQISALASTKLRPGGCLFFEINPLFVTEILQMLKALRFSEIEVRKDLQGKERMVKAVFK; via the coding sequence ATGACCATCAGGGAAGCAGAGTTAAAGACAAAATCCTCATTATTAAGCTACTATGATAACCGGGAAGCGAGTGCTATAACGGATTTGCTTATAGAGGATCTAACGGGGTTTAGCCGGGTGGACCGGATTTTGCATGACCAGGACCTTCTGACGGACAGGCAGCTGACCCGGCTTCAGTGTTCCAATAAATATCTCCTGCAAAAAATGCCGTTGCACTACGTGCTGGGTTATGCCTATTTTGCCGGCCTGAAATTAAAGGTCAATAATCAGGTGCTGATTCCCCGCCCCGAAACAGAAGAGCTGGTCAGCTGGGTCAGCGAAACCATAAATACAGGGCAACAACAGGCTTTGGCAGGAAAATATTTAATCGATATCGGTACGGGGAGCGGCTGCATACCACTGGCGCTTAAAAATAACATGCCTTCCTTCCATGTGATGGGGTGTGATATCTCTGACGGTGCGCTAGGGGTGGCCAGGCATAATGCGCGGCTTCTGGGGCTGGATGTTCGCTTTAACAAAATAGATATTCTAAGCGAGGTCGCTAAAGAGCTGTTGCCGGAAGTGGACTATATCGTCAGCAATCCTCCTTATATTGACCGAAGGGAAAAGGAAGAAATGGACGCTCATGTGCTGGACTATGAACCGCATTTAGCTCTTTTTCCCAATCAAACTGATGAGGCGACAGTTTTTTACAGACAGATCAGTGCGTTGGCCAGTACTAAACTGCGGCCCGGCGGATGCCTTTTTTTTGAGATCAATCCGTTATTTGTCACTGAGATCCTTCAAATGTTAAAGGCGCTTCGGTTTAGTGAAATTGAAGTTAGAAAGGATTTGCAAGGTAAAGAAAGGATGGTTAAGGCTGTGTTTAAATAG
- a CDS encoding Bor family protein — translation MRKNLQQLACVIGASLIFTSCYTTRTYVGSVKPTDPISKVNHVTNNFFLWGLAPGGHTEVVDKDYVQNQDSYVVEKQQTFVNGLLSVITWGIYCPMTTNYYLPANH, via the coding sequence ATGAGAAAAAACTTACAGCAACTGGCTTGTGTAATCGGCGCTTCTTTAATTTTCACATCCTGCTATACCACCCGGACTTATGTGGGAAGTGTTAAGCCGACTGACCCTATCTCCAAAGTGAATCACGTGACAAACAACTTCTTTTTATGGGGACTGGCGCCAGGTGGACACACAGAGGTCGTAGATAAGGACTATGTGCAAAACCAGGACAGTTACGTCGTTGAAAAGCAACAGACCTTTGTGAACGGACTATTGAGTGTTATTACGTGGGGCATCTATTGTCCTATGACAACAAATTATTATCTCCCGGCAAATCACTGA
- a CDS encoding nucleoside phosphorylase, which translates to MANTIAESELIINDRGAIYHLNLRPEELAPTIITVGDPDRVQEVSKYFDQVEFKTRHREFVTHTGFLGSKRISVVSTGIGPDNIDIVFNELDALVNIDFNTRTIKPGLTSLNIVRIGTCGALQEEFVVDSMVVSSHGVGIDNLMNYYQHDNTEQENELLQQFIQHTRIDQHFSRPYLHSAGSSLRMHFVDGFHHGMTVTCPGFYGPQGRVLRLGLHYPNFIDLLTSFSYGSHKIANFEMETSAIYGLGSALGHQCLSISAVVANRISRTFSPDGKKAVEGTICKALNVLSGI; encoded by the coding sequence ATGGCGAATACTATTGCTGAGAGCGAACTCATCATTAATGATCGTGGTGCGATCTATCACCTGAACCTGCGCCCTGAGGAACTGGCTCCTACGATCATTACAGTTGGCGATCCCGACAGAGTCCAGGAGGTCAGTAAATATTTTGACCAGGTTGAGTTCAAAACCAGACACCGGGAATTCGTAACCCATACCGGTTTTCTGGGCAGTAAAAGAATATCCGTCGTTTCTACCGGTATCGGGCCGGATAATATTGATATCGTATTCAATGAGCTGGATGCACTGGTAAATATCGATTTTAATACACGTACCATCAAGCCCGGTCTTACGTCGCTCAATATCGTCCGCATCGGTACCTGCGGCGCCCTCCAGGAAGAGTTCGTTGTAGATTCCATGGTGGTTTCCTCACATGGCGTGGGCATCGATAATCTGATGAACTATTATCAGCATGACAATACGGAACAGGAGAACGAACTGCTACAGCAATTTATCCAGCACACCAGGATAGATCAGCACTTTTCCAGGCCCTATTTGCATAGTGCCGGCAGTTCACTCAGAATGCATTTTGTGGACGGTTTTCATCACGGAATGACCGTTACTTGTCCGGGATTTTATGGTCCTCAGGGCAGGGTACTTCGTTTGGGTTTACATTATCCTAATTTTATCGATTTATTGACTTCGTTTTCCTATGGTTCACATAAAATTGCTAATTTTGAGATGGAAACAAGTGCCATTTACGGTTTAGGGAGTGCATTAGGACATCAATGTCTGAGTATCAGTGCAGTCGTTGCCAATCGGATCAGCCGGACCTTTTCTCCTGACGGGAAAAAGGCGGTTGAAGGAACCATTTGCAAAGCACTGAATGTACTGAGCGGAATTTAA
- the dapF gene encoding diaminopimelate epimerase: MQEIQFYKYQGTGNDFVMIDGIEKPVDLTLDEVRRLCSKGFGVATDGLIILRKAEGLDFEMDYYNADGTQSMCGNGGRCAVKFAKQLGILVPTYHFKAIDGLHEATIEENGWVNLKMKDVSQIKNYGSDSILNTGSPHYIVMTDHVKDLNVVEEGRKIRYSDGFKEEGINVNFVETINDTSIFVRTYERGVENETLSCGTGVTAASIVAAHNDRGFNRIEVETLGGKLAVEFDRTSEEHFENILLCGPAERVFSGQIELPS; encoded by the coding sequence ATGCAGGAAATACAATTTTATAAGTATCAGGGGACAGGTAACGATTTTGTGATGATTGATGGCATAGAAAAGCCGGTTGATCTTACCCTGGATGAAGTTAGAAGATTATGCAGTAAAGGATTTGGCGTAGCGACAGATGGGTTGATTATCTTAAGAAAAGCCGAAGGACTGGATTTTGAGATGGATTATTATAACGCTGATGGCACTCAGAGTATGTGTGGCAATGGCGGCCGTTGCGCGGTAAAATTCGCAAAACAACTGGGTATATTGGTTCCGACTTATCATTTTAAAGCCATTGACGGACTACACGAAGCGACTATTGAGGAAAACGGATGGGTGAACCTTAAAATGAAAGACGTCAGTCAGATAAAAAACTACGGTTCTGATTCTATTTTAAATACAGGGAGCCCCCATTATATTGTGATGACCGATCATGTCAAGGACTTAAATGTTGTTGAGGAAGGTCGCAAAATCCGCTATAGTGATGGCTTCAAAGAAGAGGGGATCAATGTCAATTTTGTAGAAACGATCAACGACACCAGTATATTTGTACGTACCTATGAAAGGGGTGTAGAGAACGAAACACTAAGCTGTGGTACCGGTGTCACCGCGGCCAGTATTGTAGCTGCCCATAATGACAGAGGATTTAACCGCATTGAGGTCGAAACGCTAGGTGGTAAACTGGCAGTGGAATTTGACCGTACCAGCGAGGAGCATTTTGAAAACATTTTACTCTGCGGTCCGGCTGAGCGCGTATTTTCAGGTCAAATAGAACTGCCATCCTAA